The Rhizobiaceae bacterium genome contains the following window.
CAGGACATGAGCCGGATTTGCAGCTTCACATCCTGCGGCAGCCCTCTTGCGGCGCGGTCGAATGCCGCGATGCTGTCCTCGAACCTGAACGTCTCCGTTATCAACGGCTTCAAATCGACCTTGCCGGATGCAATCAGGTTTACGGCGCGGTCGAAATTGTTCGCATAGCGAAAAACGGTCTCCAGACGGGCTTCCTTTACGATTGCGCCCGGAACATCGAAGGAAACGGGTTCGACCGGGAGCCCGACGAGAACCACCGCGCCGCCCGGGCGAACGAGGTCGAAAATACCTTGATAGGCGCGCGGACTGCCGCTGGCTTCGAACACGACATCGGCCCCCCAGCCGTCGGTGGCGTCCGCAAGGACATCCGCAACCGACTGCCGGGTGATGTCGATCGGTACGATGCCCGCATACCGGCCCGCGATTTCCAGCTTCGGTGCGCTCAGGTCTGTGACGAACACCCGCGAGCAGCCTCCCGCGAGCGCGGCCAGCGCCGTCATTATTCCGATCGGTCCGCAGCCGATAACAGCCGCCACATCGCCGGGCACAATGCGGGCACGTGTCGCGGCCTGGAGGCCGACGGCGAAGGGTTCCACCATGGCGCCTTCGGCGAAGCTGACATTGTCGGGAAGTTTGAACGTGAACGCGGCGGGATGAATGACTTCCGGCGTCAGCACGCCATGGACCGGCGGCGTCGCCCAGAAGCGCACGTCAGGATCGACATTGTAGATGCCGAGCTTGCTCGCACGCGATGACATGTTCGGCACGCCCGGCTCCATGCAGACACGATCGCCAACCTTGAGGCCGCGCACGTTCGCCCCGACTTCGATGACCGTCCCTGCCGCTTCGTGCCCCAGCACCATCGGCTCACGAACGACGAAGGGACCTATGGCGCCGTGCGTATAGTAATGCACATCGGAACCACATACGCCCACCGTGTGAATCGCGACCTTCACGTCATCGGGACCCGGCGTGCCGGGCAGTTCGATGTCGCGCAGGGACAATTCACCTTTGCGTTCCAGCACAAGGGCAAGCATCGGCGCATCCTTTCCCGTCGGCACATCCTCAATGCTGGTGTACATTCATGCCAAACGCATTCATAGAGGTTGCTTCGCCGTGGGCAATCAGGGTGCGAGCAGCATGCCTTCAATCGACCTCAACAGCGACCTGGGCGAGAGCTTCGGCGCATGGAACATGGGCGACGATGCGGCCATGCTTGAAATTGTCAGCAGCGCAAATATCGCCTGCGGGTTCCATGCGGGCGATCCCGCGGGCATCCTCCGGACGCTGCGGGCAGCCGCCCGACGCGGCGTCGCAGTTGGTGCGCATGTCGGCTACCGCGATCTTGCCGGTTTCGGGCGGCGCAACATGGACCCCTCAAGTGAAGAGCTTGTCGGGGACGTAATCTACCAGATCGGAGCCCTCAAAGGACTCGCTGCCGCTGCCGGAACGCGCGTATCCTATGTCAAGCCGCATGGCGCGCTTTACAACACGATTGCCGTCGACGAGCGGCAGGCGAATGACGTCATCACCGCAATACGCAGCACCGATCCGGGCCTCGTGCTGATGGCGCTGGCCGGATCGCCGCTTGTCGAATGGGCGCGCGCCGCCGGCCTCGGCGTGGTCGCTGAGGCCTTCGCGGATCGCGCCTATACTTCGCAGGGCAACCTCGTTTCGCGCCGCGAGAAAGGCGCCGTGCTGCACGATCCGACCGAGATTGCAAAGCGCATGACGGGTATGGTCGGGCAGGGAACGGTTCCTGCCATCGACGGCGGCGTGGTGCGTGTCGACGCCGGCAGCATCTGCGTCCACGGCGACACTCCGCATTCGGTCGAGATCGCGCGACGCCTGCGCGACGGATTGGAAGAAGCGGGGTTTGAGATCAGGTCATTTGCAGGATAGACCCCCGGCAATGGTGAGCGCCGGAGATCAGCCAATCAGGTTCCTGCCGGTCCGTGACGGTTCGGTTCTCGTTGAACTTGAGAACCTGGACCGGGTGCTGGCGCTGGTTTACTCGCTGGAGCGCGATCCTGTCGAGGGCGTTCTGGAGATGATACCGGCAGCGCGTACGGTGCTTGTGACATTCGACATTGAGCGCATTCGTCCCCATGAACTCGCCGCGCAGATTTCGAGCCGCAACCTCGCGCAAGTTCAGCCCGTCGATGGCCCGCTCGTTCAAATCCCCGTGCGCTACGACGGCGAGGACCTTGCCGGGCTGGCGGAGTTGCTCGGCGTGCCGGTGCGCGAGTTCGTGCGGTGGCACACACGCACCGAATACAAGGTGGCCTTCGTGGGCTTCGCGCCCGGCTTTGCCTACCTTTCGTCAGACGATTCCCGGTTCACGGTCCCTCGCCTCGCCACGCCTCGCGTGCGCGTTCCGGCAGGTTCGGTTGCGCTCGCCGGGAATTTCTGCGGCATCTACCCGAAGGACAGTCCGGGCGGCTGGCGGCTTATCGGCTCAACGCCGCTCAAGATGTTCGATCCCGATCGCAATCCGGCGGCACTCCTGCAGCCCGGTTCGCGCGTGCGCTTTATCGACATGGCGCATTCTGCCAGGCACATGGTCATCGACATGAGTAAACCAGCCGCACCAAGGCGGCCTTCGGTAGAAGCGGCCGGTCGCCTGGAAATCCTGTCGACGCTCTTTCCGCTTCTTGTTCAGGATGGGGGACGAGCGGGCCAATCGAGACAAGGCGTCAGCATTTCCGGGGCCGCCGATAAGGCAAGCTACCGGATAGCCAACCGTCTGGTCGGCAATGATCGTGGAGCTCCCGCGCTTGAGATCACGCTTGGACAGGTGCGGCTCAGGGTCCACGGCAAGACATTCATGGCGCTCTCGGGCGCCCCGGCGCCTTTCACTGTGCAGAGGAAGCAAGGAACCACGATGAATGCCGGTCGGCATGAAGTTGTCGCGCTGATGGATGGGGATGTCGTCGCCATTGGTTCGCCCGCCTCGGGATTGCGTTCCTACCTGGCCGTTCGCGGCGGCTTCGAAAGTGCCCTTGTGCTTGGCAGCGCCTCCCGTGACGTGCTGGCGCAGATCGGGCCGCTGCCACTTGTGGCTGGTGCACAAATCGGCATCCTGCCTCCCCCGCGCAATGCCGTTGTTTCGGCAGGCGAACGCGAACCCTTCGCCATGCCCGTCAGCGGCGGCCATGTGAGTCTGGACGTGACGCTCGGTCCGCGCGCCGACTGGTTCACCGAGAAATCCGTCGAGCGCTTCCTGTCAGAGGAATGGACGGTCACCGCAGAATCGAGCAGGACCGGAATCCGGCTCCACGGGCAACCTCTTGAGCGCATTAGCAAGGCAGAGCTGCCCAGCGAAGCCACGGTGCAGGGTGCGATCCAGGTTCCGCTCAGCGGCCAGCCGGTGCTTTTCCTCACCGACCATCCGGTCACGGGCGGCTATCCCGTCATCGCGAACGTCGCAGCGCATCATCTGGACCTCGCGGGGCAGTTGCCGCCCGGAGTGAAACTGCGCTTCAAAAAGCTGCCGTTCCCGCAGAATTGAACTCAAATCTGGAAACTACGTTCTATTGTCTGGACGAATCTGATCGGAGGAACGGACCGATGACACGCCTGACTGCCAAGGATTTTCCGCAGGAACTGCTCGAGCTCTATGATTTCTATGCGCATGGCAAGATCACCAAGCGCGAATTTCTCGATCGCGCCGGCAAGTATGCCGTCGGCGGAATGACCGCCGCGGCGATTCTCGCTTCCCTCAGCCCGGACTACGCGCTGGCGAACCAGGTCGAGTTCACCGATCCAGACATCGTTCCCGAATACATCACCTATCCGTCGCCAAACGGCCACGGCGACGTGCGCGGCTATCTGGTGCGCCCGGCAAAAGCGTCGGGAAAGGTCGCGGCGATCGTTGTCGTGCACGAGAACAGGGGCCTCAATCCCTATATCGAGGATGTCGCCCGCCGCGTTGCGAAGGCGGGCTTCATCGCGCTCGCTCCAGATGGACTGACATCGGTCGGCGGCTATCCCGGCAATGACGAGAAGGGCCGCGAATTGCAGCAGACGGTCGATCCCGAAAAGTTGATGAACGACTTCTTCGCGGCGGTCGAATTTCTGATGAAGGACGACCGCACGACAGGCAAGGTCGGCATCACCGGCTTCTGCTACGGCGGGGGTGTCGCGAACGCTGCCGCGGTCGCCTATCCTGAACTCAGCGCCGCGGTGCCCTTTTACGGCAGGCAGCCAAATTCCGAGGACGTCACCCGCATCCGGGCACCGCTGCTCCTTCACTATGCCGAACTCGACACGCGCATCAACGAAGGCTGGCCGGCGTATGAGGAAGCGCTGAAAGCGGCGGGCAAGACTTACGAGGCCTACATATATCCCGGCGTGAATCACGGCTTCCACAACGACACCACTCCACGTTACGACGAAGGGGCTGCAAAGCTTGCGTGGGATCGAACCGTCGCCTGGTTCGAGAAATATCTGGCGTAGGCGCGCTACGGCATTCGTTCGGCGACCTGACGGGCAATTTCCACCGTCGCTTCCAGCCCGATCTCTCTCGTGGTGATGGTCGCGTTGTCGCCGCCTTTGAAGAGATAGACGACGATATACTGGGCGGGGTTGTCGGACAGGTCGAGCGCCCAGGCATCATCGGCCAACTCGGGAACCGGCACGAACTCGCCGGGCTGGAACTTGTGTTTCTGGGCTTCGATCATGAGATCGAAACGGGCGCGCTCGTCGCCTTCGGCGATGCCATGGCTTTCGGCTGGAAACAGCATCACTTCGACGGTCACTCCCTCGGTGCCGCCCCCCCATGAACAGAATGCGGTGGATGTGTCGGTGCCGCTCGACGCCTTCACAAACATGGGTACGCCGATATAGTTTTCCAGTTCGTGGGACTCGACCAATTTGCAGGCTGGAGCCTCGGCAAGAGCTGTACGTCCAGGCGGTTCACCGCTTCCCGCCAGACTCACGCCGACGAGAATTCCAGCCATTGCGCCGAAACAAACCAAAACCTTCCGCATCCCGCCGAGGTGCAGCTTTTTGGGAACAATTGCAAGTTGCATCCATTGCACCAGTTTGGCTGCGGAAATTTCTGTAGCCGATGGTGCAGCTTGATCAATGGGTGTCGCTTACGTATCAATACAATACATTATATTCTGCTTATATAGAAGAATGCGTTACCGCGTCCTGCGTTTCGTCGGGGCGGAATTGTGGGGAGAAGAATGGCTGAAAGTGCAGGCGTCGGGACAGATGAATCAGCCGTGTTAAAGACGCTCGCGAACCGACCCGAAGAGATTACAGGCTTGCTCAAGGCATTGGCGCACCCGGCGAGGCTCCTGATGGTAGCTGCCCTGGTGCATGGAGAATATTCCGTCGGCGGGCTGGAGGAAAGACTGGGCGTACATCAGCCATCGCTTTCACAGCAATTGGGCGTATTGCGATCAGCCGGCATTGTGGAAACGCGTCGGGAAGCCAAACAGGTATTCTATAGTCTCGCGGACCAGAAAGCCGCGCTGCTCATACAGGCGCTTGCCGAGATCTATTTTGAAAGCTGACGATTGGCTGCGTCTTGCACGACACGGGATTCTTTGCCGCCTAATGTTGCGCTCCTGAGTTCGTCTCGACTGCCTTCAGATGGCGCTCGAAATCCGGCCCCTCCATCAACATCCTGCAACGCGCAAAACGCCCGTCGGCATAGGCGCGAAAATCGTCGGCGGGATTTTTGTTGGCGAGCTGGATCAGGCCCCAAAGTGTCCAGAGAAGATCGCACATAGCCTTGTAGATCACCATGCGGCCCCGCTGCTGAGGTGTAGCCTCTCCTCCGAAATAGGCGGTCAGCATCTCCTCTTCCTGCCACGGCTCGAAGCCGCCTTCAACGGAAAGGTCGCCCAGGTCCCACATCGGGTCGTTCATCCCCGAATATTCCCAATCGACGATCCACATGCGTTCACCCGTGTCGATGAAGTTTTCGCACAGCGGATCGCAATGACACGCCACGACCTCCGATGGATGCGCGGCAAGCGCCGCGCGCACGCGTTCGGCTTCCCGCACCACCTCATGATAGCCCGGAGGCAGGGCGACATCCTTGGTGGACAGGATCCTGAGATAATCGTCGATCATCGAGAACAATTCGAAGCGAAACGGAAACTTCGCCCCCGAACCATGCAGCTTGCTGAACGCTTCGCCGGCGCGCGCTGGAGCGCCTTTCACGGTCTTGAACAAGGTAGGCGTCATCGTGGTTGCGCGGTCGATGAAGCGCGTTACCATCACGCCGCTTCCGGTATCGAAATAGTCGAGCCCAGGCGAGACGTCCGCATTCGCCGCCTCGCGCGCGGCCACTTCCTCATTCGCGCGATTGATATATTCCTCGGTGCCCTTGCCCGGGATGCGCAGGCAATAATCGCCGACCCTGAAAACGAGATTGGTCAGACCGCCCAGTCGCTCCGGTTCACCCCTGCCGACCAGCATCGGGATGACACGGATGGCCTCCTTCGCGAGCAGGATGTCGTCGCTCATGCCTTGAGCCTTTCCATTTTCGGATCATACAGCACACGCGGGCCGCGCACCGCCCGATAGGCCTTGCCGAAGGCCTCGATCTCGAAGGAGGTTTCCTCCGCCAGCGATACCGGCAGGTAGCCGAAAGCGATTGTCCTGCCGAGCGTGTAGCCATAGCCGGTCGAGGCGGTGGAGCCGACGACCTCGCCGCCGGACAGGATCGCCTCGCCGCCGTGGAACGGCGCGAAGCCCTCGACGGTGAACGAACAGAGCTTGCGCTGCACGCCATCCGACTTGATCGTGCGTAGCGCCTCACGCCCGCGAAACTCACCCTTGTCGAGCGCGACAGCGAAGCCAAGCCCTGCCTCATAGGGATTGTAGTCGGGCGTGATGTCGCCGGACCAATAAAGGTAACCCTTTTCGAGGCGGCAAGCCTCGATGGCGCGATAGCCCGCGTCGGCAATCCCGAACGGTTCGCCCGCTTCCTTCAGCGTGTCGTAGACATGCGGCGCGAACTCCTGGGAAATGTAAAGCTCCCAGCCCAGTTCACCCACATAGCCGACACGCACGGCGAGCGCTGTCGCATCGCTCACTTCGATCCGCCGTGCTGTGAGGAACGGAAATGCTTCATTCGACAGATCATCATCGCTCACGGATTGCAGGATATCCCGCGATTTCGGGCCGCAAATGTTGATGACCGCGTATTGGTTCGTGATGTCTCGAACCGTCACGCCTTCGGGCAACTGCCTTTCGATCCAGTTGCGGTCGCGCACCCCGAAGCCCGACCCGGTGATGAGCCAGAGCAGGTCAGCGGCAAGGTGGAGAATGGTGACATCGGCCTCGATGCCGCCATTGTCGTTGCAGAGCTGGGTATAGATGGCGCGGCCGCCCGCGCCGCCGAGTTCGTTCGCCGCAATCCGCTGCATGGCCTCCAGCGCGTGCTTTCCCGAAATCTCGAACTTCGAGAAGGATGTCTGGTCGATCAGCACGGCGCGTTCGCGGATCGCCTTGACTTCGCCGCCCACCGCATCGAACCAGCCGGGCTTGCCCTCGAAACTGCCGAGTTCCACGGCCTCGCTGCCCGGCAGTGAAAACCAGTTCGGCCTTTCCCAGCCGAATTTGGAGCCGAACACCGCGCCGTTGCGGCGCAATTGCTCATGCAGAGGCGAGCGCCGCAGGCCGCGACCGGCATGCGCTTCCTCCGCCGGCCAATGAATCTTGTAATAGGCGCCATACGCCTCGATCGCGCGCTGTTCGAGATAGCGGCCCTGTGCATGCAACGGCCCGAAGCGGCGCGTGTCGAATGGCCACAAATCCATGCCCGCGTCGCCGTGCAGGATCATGTTGGACAGCGCCAGCCCCGCGCCTCCCGATGCCGCGATGCCCGCCGTAAAGCCGCAGCCGGTATAGTAATTGTCAAGTTCCGGCACGAGGCCGATGATCGGCTCGCCGTCATAGGAAACCGGGATCGGCCCGTTGATGACGGTCTGTATGCCGATTTCGTTCAGAACCGGCAGGCGGTCGGCCGCGGGAAGCGCAAAAAGCTCCAACCTGTCCATGTTCGGCTCGAACAGTTCGCGCCCGAAATCGAGCGGCGGCTTGCCGCGCCAGCAGCCCTTGCTGCCGTCCTCCCAGCCGCCGATGGCAAAGCTGCCCGTGTCCGGCTTGAGGTAGAAATTATTGTCCGGGTCGCGCAGCGTGGTCAGGTCGGGATCGAGCGTCAGCTTCTTCTCGGTGAGGAAATACTGATGCTCGACAATGCCTGCCGCCAGCGAAACACCCGCCATCTCTCCGACGCGCTTTGCCCAAAGTCCCGCGCAATTGACCAGAATATCGCAGGCGATGTTCCCGGCATTGGTGACCACGCCCAGCACTCTTCGGCCATCGAGCGCAATTTCCTCGACGCACACGCCTTCCTCGATCTTCGCGCCATATTGCCGCGCGCCCTTCGCATAGGCCATGGTCAGCGAATACGGGTCGATATAGCCGTCCCCGGGAATATAGGCCGCGCCTTCGATCCCATCCTCGACGATGAAGGGAAAGAGCTTCTTCGCCTCGGCAGGCGTCAGCGCATGGCACTCCACGCCGAAGCTTTTTGCCTGTCCCATGGAGCGCCGGATTTCGCTCCAGCGGTCGCGGCTCCCGGCAAGGCGCAGCGAACCCACCTTCTTCCAGGAAATGGCCTGTCCGGTTTCTTCCTCCAGCCTGTCGAACACGGCGACGGAGTTTTGCATCAACCGGGTCAGGTTGCGTTTGGAGCGAAGCTGACCCACGAGTCCCGCCGCATGCCAGGTGCAGCCATGGGTCAGTTGCGCCTTCTCGACGAGCAGCACGTCCTTCGCGCCGTCGCGCGCCAGATGATAGGCGAGCGACGTGCCGATCGCTCCCCCGCCGATAATCAGAATGTGAACATGCCGGTCGGCGTGGAACGTCACGATTTCACCTTTTCGGCTGCGGGATCATAGAGCGGTTCGATATGGATCTTTGCCGGCACATTGCGCATCGCAACCACCAGCTCATATTTGCCCGAGGCCAGCCACTCATCGGCCACACCGTCGCTGTTGCGCACATAGCCGAGGCCGATATTGCGCCCAACGGTATAGCCATAGCCTCCGCTTGTGAGATAGCCGACCGGCTGGCCGTCGCGCAGGATCGTCTCGCGCCCGAGCAGCACGATATCCGGATCCTCGACGGTGAAGGTCGCAAGTTGTTTCTGAAGCGGTTTCCCCACGGTATTTTCCAGAGCGCGACGTCCGAGAAAATCGACGTTCTTGCGCAGCTTCACCGCCCAGCCCAACCCCGCTTCGAGCGGCGTATCGTTGGCGGTGATGTCGGAACTCCATGCCCGATAGCCCTTTTCAAGCCGCAAGGATTCAATCGCCCTGTAGCCCGCGAGCCTGATGCCGAACTCTTCGCCTGCCTTCATCAGCGCGTCGAACACATCGCCCGTGGCTTCGATGGGGATATGCAGTTCCCAGCCCAGTTCGCCGACATAGGTGATGCGCAGCGCCCGTACGGTCGCTCCTGCAATTCCGATCTCGCGCACATGACCGAAGGGAAACGCTTCGTTCGACACGTCGGCATCCGTGACGCTTGCCAGCACGTCACGCGCTTTGGGGCCCATCAGCGACAGCGTGCCGAATCGTTCGGTCACATCCGTCAGCGTGGCATCGAACGCGGGATCGACATGATCCGCGATCCACGCCAGATCATGTGTGCGAAAGCCGGTGCCCGTGACAATGTAGAAATGATCTTCGGCCAGCCGCGCCACGGTCAGGTCGGCCTCTATGCCGCCGCGTGTGTTCAGCAGCTGTGTGTAGGTCAGCCGCCCCGCCGGTTTGGACACGTCATTGGCGCAGATCCAGTCCAGCGCCTTCTGGGCGTCGGCACCCTTCATCTCGTATTTCGCGAAGGAAGATTGATCGAACAGGCCGACGGCCTCGCGCACATGGCGATGCTCCTTGCCCACCGTGTCGAACCAGTTCTGTCGACCCATCGAATAGATGTCCCTGGCTTCCTCGCCCTCGCGAGCAAACCAGTTGGGCCGCTCCCAGCCGAGCTTGGAACCGAACACAGCGCGGCGCGCCTTCAGCCTCTCATAGAGGGGCGAGACGATGGCCGGACGACCGGACTCATATTCCTCGTGCGGGAAACCGATCGTATAGTGCTTGCCATAGGCCTCCAGCGTCCGGTCCTTCACCCATTGCCGGTCGCGGTGCAGGCCGGAGAAGCGGCGAATATCGACCACCCACAGGTCGAGCGGCGCCTCGCCATCGATGGCCCATTGCGCCAGCGCCCAACCCGCACCGCCGCCTGACGCGATGCCGAATGCATTGAACCCTGCGCCGACGAACATGTTGGCGCATTCCGGTGCGCTGCCGAGAATGAAATTCCCGTCCGGGGTGAAACTTTCAGGCCCGTTGATCATCTGCTTGACGCCCACGCGCTCAAGCGCCGGAACACGCGCAATGGCCTGGGTCATGTGCTGCTCGAAATGGTCGTAATCGTCGTCGAACAGGCGGAACTCCCAGTCGTTCGGCACGTCGCCGCCTGAAAGGCCGGTCTCCCACGGCTGCGGGTTCGGCTCATAGCCGCCCATCACCAGCCCGCCGACTTCCTCCTTGAAATAGGTCCGCCTGTCGGGATCGCGGATCGTTGGCGCATTGCTCGACAGCCCATCTATCTTCTCGGTGATGATGTATTGGTGCTTCACCGGTTGAAGTGGAACGTTGATCCCCGCCATTGCGCCCACCTGCCGCGCCCACTGCCCGGCGCAGTTCACGACGATCTCGCAGGCGATATCTCCCTGCGTCGTCTGGACTGCGGTGATGCGTTGCCCGTCCATAAGAAAGCCGGTGACGCGAACGTCCTCGACTATTTTCGCTCCATGCAAGCGCGCTCCCTTGGCGAGCGATTGCGCGATGTCGGAAGGGTTGGCCTGTCCATCTGTCGGCAGCCACGACGCCCCGACGAGGTCGGGCGTATCCATCAGCGGCCACATCTTCTTCACCTCCTCGGGCGAAACCAGATGCATCTCCATGCCGAAGCTCCGGGCGGTCGTGGCCAGCCGCTTGAACTCCGTCCAACGATCCTCGTTGGTGGCGAGCCGCAGGCAGCCGGTCATTTTCCAGCCGGTCGCAAGCCCGGTTTCCTCATCCAGCCGCTTGTAGAGATCGACCGAATATTTCAGCACGCGCGTGATCGATGCCGACGACCGCAATTGCCCGACAAGCCCGGCGGCATGCCACGTCGAGCCTGAGGTGAGCTTGCCCTGCTCGAGCAGCACAACCTCCGCCTTGTGGTCCCGCGCCAGATGATAGGCCGTCGAGCAGCCGATGATGCCGCCGCCGATCACGACGATGCGGGCA
Protein-coding sequences here:
- a CDS encoding NAD(P)-dependent alcohol dehydrogenase, with product MLALVLERKGELSLRDIELPGTPGPDDVKVAIHTVGVCGSDVHYYTHGAIGPFVVREPMVLGHEAAGTVIEVGANVRGLKVGDRVCMEPGVPNMSSRASKLGIYNVDPDVRFWATPPVHGVLTPEVIHPAAFTFKLPDNVSFAEGAMVEPFAVGLQAATRARIVPGDVAAVIGCGPIGIMTALAALAGGCSRVFVTDLSAPKLEIAGRYAGIVPIDITRQSVADVLADATDGWGADVVFEASGSPRAYQGIFDLVRPGGAVVLVGLPVEPVSFDVPGAIVKEARLETVFRYANNFDRAVNLIASGKVDLKPLITETFRFEDSIAAFDRAARGLPQDVKLQIRLMS
- a CDS encoding LamB/YcsF family protein encodes the protein MPSIDLNSDLGESFGAWNMGDDAAMLEIVSSANIACGFHAGDPAGILRTLRAAARRGVAVGAHVGYRDLAGFGRRNMDPSSEELVGDVIYQIGALKGLAAAAGTRVSYVKPHGALYNTIAVDERQANDVITAIRSTDPGLVLMALAGSPLVEWARAAGLGVVAEAFADRAYTSQGNLVSRREKGAVLHDPTEIAKRMTGMVGQGTVPAIDGGVVRVDAGSICVHGDTPHSVEIARRLRDGLEEAGFEIRSFAG
- a CDS encoding urea amidolyase family protein; the protein is MVSAGDQPIRFLPVRDGSVLVELENLDRVLALVYSLERDPVEGVLEMIPAARTVLVTFDIERIRPHELAAQISSRNLAQVQPVDGPLVQIPVRYDGEDLAGLAELLGVPVREFVRWHTRTEYKVAFVGFAPGFAYLSSDDSRFTVPRLATPRVRVPAGSVALAGNFCGIYPKDSPGGWRLIGSTPLKMFDPDRNPAALLQPGSRVRFIDMAHSARHMVIDMSKPAAPRRPSVEAAGRLEILSTLFPLLVQDGGRAGQSRQGVSISGAADKASYRIANRLVGNDRGAPALEITLGQVRLRVHGKTFMALSGAPAPFTVQRKQGTTMNAGRHEVVALMDGDVVAIGSPASGLRSYLAVRGGFESALVLGSASRDVLAQIGPLPLVAGAQIGILPPPRNAVVSAGEREPFAMPVSGGHVSLDVTLGPRADWFTEKSVERFLSEEWTVTAESSRTGIRLHGQPLERISKAELPSEATVQGAIQVPLSGQPVLFLTDHPVTGGYPVIANVAAHHLDLAGQLPPGVKLRFKKLPFPQN
- a CDS encoding dienelactone hydrolase family protein — its product is MTRLTAKDFPQELLELYDFYAHGKITKREFLDRAGKYAVGGMTAAAILASLSPDYALANQVEFTDPDIVPEYITYPSPNGHGDVRGYLVRPAKASGKVAAIVVVHENRGLNPYIEDVARRVAKAGFIALAPDGLTSVGGYPGNDEKGRELQQTVDPEKLMNDFFAAVEFLMKDDRTTGKVGITGFCYGGGVANAAAVAYPELSAAVPFYGRQPNSEDVTRIRAPLLLHYAELDTRINEGWPAYEEALKAAGKTYEAYIYPGVNHGFHNDTTPRYDEGAAKLAWDRTVAWFEKYLA
- a CDS encoding metalloregulator ArsR/SmtB family transcription factor is translated as MAESAGVGTDESAVLKTLANRPEEITGLLKALAHPARLLMVAALVHGEYSVGGLEERLGVHQPSLSQQLGVLRSAGIVETRREAKQVFYSLADQKAALLIQALAEIYFES
- a CDS encoding phosphotransferase family protein, which translates into the protein MSDDILLAKEAIRVIPMLVGRGEPERLGGLTNLVFRVGDYCLRIPGKGTEEYINRANEEVAAREAANADVSPGLDYFDTGSGVMVTRFIDRATTMTPTLFKTVKGAPARAGEAFSKLHGSGAKFPFRFELFSMIDDYLRILSTKDVALPPGYHEVVREAERVRAALAAHPSEVVACHCDPLCENFIDTGERMWIVDWEYSGMNDPMWDLGDLSVEGGFEPWQEEEMLTAYFGGEATPQQRGRMVIYKAMCDLLWTLWGLIQLANKNPADDFRAYADGRFARCRMLMEGPDFERHLKAVETNSGAQH
- a CDS encoding FAD-dependent oxidoreductase; translated protein: MTFHADRHVHILIIGGGAIGTSLAYHLARDGAKDVLLVEKAQLTHGCTWHAAGLVGQLRSKRNLTRLMQNSVAVFDRLEEETGQAISWKKVGSLRLAGSRDRWSEIRRSMGQAKSFGVECHALTPAEAKKLFPFIVEDGIEGAAYIPGDGYIDPYSLTMAYAKGARQYGAKIEEGVCVEEIALDGRRVLGVVTNAGNIACDILVNCAGLWAKRVGEMAGVSLAAGIVEHQYFLTEKKLTLDPDLTTLRDPDNNFYLKPDTGSFAIGGWEDGSKGCWRGKPPLDFGRELFEPNMDRLELFALPAADRLPVLNEIGIQTVINGPIPVSYDGEPIIGLVPELDNYYTGCGFTAGIAASGGAGLALSNMILHGDAGMDLWPFDTRRFGPLHAQGRYLEQRAIEAYGAYYKIHWPAEEAHAGRGLRRSPLHEQLRRNGAVFGSKFGWERPNWFSLPGSEAVELGSFEGKPGWFDAVGGEVKAIRERAVLIDQTSFSKFEISGKHALEAMQRIAANELGGAGGRAIYTQLCNDNGGIEADVTILHLAADLLWLITGSGFGVRDRNWIERQLPEGVTVRDITNQYAVINICGPKSRDILQSVSDDDLSNEAFPFLTARRIEVSDATALAVRVGYVGELGWELYISQEFAPHVYDTLKEAGEPFGIADAGYRAIEACRLEKGYLYWSGDITPDYNPYEAGLGFAVALDKGEFRGREALRTIKSDGVQRKLCSFTVEGFAPFHGGEAILSGGEVVGSTASTGYGYTLGRTIAFGYLPVSLAEETSFEIEAFGKAYRAVRGPRVLYDPKMERLKA
- a CDS encoding FAD-dependent oxidoreductase, translating into MTLPSHARIVVIGGGIIGCSTAYHLARDHKAEVVLLEQGKLTSGSTWHAAGLVGQLRSSASITRVLKYSVDLYKRLDEETGLATGWKMTGCLRLATNEDRWTEFKRLATTARSFGMEMHLVSPEEVKKMWPLMDTPDLVGASWLPTDGQANPSDIAQSLAKGARLHGAKIVEDVRVTGFLMDGQRITAVQTTQGDIACEIVVNCAGQWARQVGAMAGINVPLQPVKHQYIITEKIDGLSSNAPTIRDPDRRTYFKEEVGGLVMGGYEPNPQPWETGLSGGDVPNDWEFRLFDDDYDHFEQHMTQAIARVPALERVGVKQMINGPESFTPDGNFILGSAPECANMFVGAGFNAFGIASGGGAGWALAQWAIDGEAPLDLWVVDIRRFSGLHRDRQWVKDRTLEAYGKHYTIGFPHEEYESGRPAIVSPLYERLKARRAVFGSKLGWERPNWFAREGEEARDIYSMGRQNWFDTVGKEHRHVREAVGLFDQSSFAKYEMKGADAQKALDWICANDVSKPAGRLTYTQLLNTRGGIEADLTVARLAEDHFYIVTGTGFRTHDLAWIADHVDPAFDATLTDVTERFGTLSLMGPKARDVLASVTDADVSNEAFPFGHVREIGIAGATVRALRITYVGELGWELHIPIEATGDVFDALMKAGEEFGIRLAGYRAIESLRLEKGYRAWSSDITANDTPLEAGLGWAVKLRKNVDFLGRRALENTVGKPLQKQLATFTVEDPDIVLLGRETILRDGQPVGYLTSGGYGYTVGRNIGLGYVRNSDGVADEWLASGKYELVVAMRNVPAKIHIEPLYDPAAEKVKS